Below is a window of Pseudomonas eucalypticola DNA.
CAGGGCCGCGACCATGTCAGCGACGGTGGTGGTCAGGCCGGGCAGGGGAATCACCCGCTGGTTGCCCAGGGCTTCGGGGGCCAGGGTCATGGCCAGCAGCATCGATTCGACCGCCCGGCGTGGGGAGGACAGGTACACCGGGGTGTCGGGGCGCACCGGGCACACGGCCGGCAAGCCCGCCAGCGGTTCGCGGATGATCGAGCTGAAGAAGGTCGACGCTGCCTTGTTGGGCTTGCCGGGCCGCACGGCGATGGTGGGCAGGCGCAGCACGCGGCCATCGATGAAGCCTTTGCGCGCATAGTCGGCGACCAGCAGTTCACCCACGGCCTTTTGCATGCCGTATGACGATTGCGGGGTGAGCGCGGTGTCGTCGTTGACCACGTGCGGCAGCACGCCGCCGAACACCGCGAAGCCGCTAGCGTACACCAGGCGTGGGGCGCGGCCTTGCTGGCGCAGGGTTTCAAGCAGGGTCATGAGGCCGTGCAGGTTGACCTGCATGCCCAGGTCGAAGTCCGCCTCGGCGGCGCTGCTGACCACGGCCGCCAGGTGCCACACCAGGTCGATGCCGTCGGTGATGCGTGCCAGGGTGGGAGCATCGCTGATGTCGCCCGTGACGACCTCGAGGCGGGGGTCGCTGGGTACGCCTTCGCCGTCGAAGGCGTCGAACAGCACGATGCGTTCGACGGTGCGCGGGGCCTGGCCGTCGAGGGCCAGGGTGCCGAGGTCGAGCAGGCGCTGGGCCAGTTGCTTGCCGATGAAACCGGTACCACCGGTGATCAGAATACGCATGGGGTGTTCCTTGTTGTTATGAACGTAACGGTCGTTGTTCGCTGTGCGGGGGCATCACGGCCGGCGCCGCCGCCTACGGTGGGACCGGGCGAAGCTCGGGAAGCCGGCACCGCGGGCAGGCTGATACGGCGCGGTGTTCTTTTCCCGAGCTTCGCCCGGTCCCACAGGGGGATGGCAAAGCACCTTAATCGGCCTGCACGGTCCGCTGGCGCTGCTCGCCCAGCCCGGCGATGCCCAGGCGCATCTCCTGGCCGGGCTTGAGGAACACCGGGTCGGGCTTGACGCCCAAGCCCACCCCCGGTGGCGTGCCGGTGGAAATGATGTCGCCGGGCTGCAGCGACATGCAGCGGCTGAGGTAGGCGATCAGCGCCGGGATCTGGAACACCAGGGTGCGGGTGTTGCCGTCCTGGTAGCGGTGGCCGTCCACCTCCAGCCACAAGTCCAGCTGGTGCGG
It encodes the following:
- the denD gene encoding D-erythronate dehydrogenase, with the translated sequence MRILITGGTGFIGKQLAQRLLDLGTLALDGQAPRTVERIVLFDAFDGEGVPSDPRLEVVTGDISDAPTLARITDGIDLVWHLAAVVSSAAEADFDLGMQVNLHGLMTLLETLRQQGRAPRLVYASGFAVFGGVLPHVVNDDTALTPQSSYGMQKAVGELLVADYARKGFIDGRVLRLPTIAVRPGKPNKAASTFFSSIIREPLAGLPAVCPVRPDTPVYLSSPRRAVESMLLAMTLAPEALGNQRVIPLPGLTTTVADMVAALERVAGPDAVKLIRWEPDATIQRIVESWPSRVEAPYARSLGFKADPDFDTLIRAHIEDTAAH